The following are encoded in a window of Drosophila simulans strain w501 chromosome 3L, Prin_Dsim_3.1, whole genome shotgun sequence genomic DNA:
- the LOC6737118 gene encoding major facilitator superfamily domain-containing protein 8 isoform X2 yields MEFARRVSARFETKRLPEDVDDGLETLEEYKQRWRSVRIIYFTMFLMALGFSIILTGIWPYLNKLDPDAGKEFMGLIVAANPLGQMIFSPIFGWWGNKLGKIRLPLLLSLSLFTLASGIYSSLELRPDNVKYWMLSSRFLIGVSSANIALCRSYLSAATRISERTHAVAMVSLAQVLGFIIGPTLQAAVTPLGDQGHVWLWGKMHFNMYTASGWINVLMSIGNFMMFLPGVFEEHKIAAREVMVMQGGTSEKETWKGIKPSYLSAWTLIVAFFVLVFNFVLLETLGTSLTMDMFAWSNDEALWYMGIMMTIAAIVSLVTFVLIEPMCKIIAERYVLIWGGFSLMFLGRVLFRSHLLGLPHNAEMVRRTAGLDPDAVHHWICLHLDRISHWGDSHSDHILQSSGTSAAGRLDGLDDRFGLSVPRPWSSLRGIHLHAPGHVLDLRRYFGHDAGLHVLVTVQQSITNPANIREGNTCRAARTEQAQW; encoded by the exons ATGGAGTTTGCCCGCCGAGTTTCCGCTCGCTTTGAAACCAAAAGACTGCCGGAGGATGTGGACGATGGCCTGGAGACGCTGGAGGAGTACAAGCAGCGCTGGCGCTCCGTCCGCATCATCTACTTCACGATGTTTCTGATGGCTTTGGGCTTCAGCATCATTCTCACAGGCATTTGGCCCTACCTCAACAAG CTAGATCCGGATGCGGGCAAGGAGTTCATGGGTCTGATTGTGGCCGCCAATCCGCTGGGACAAATGATCTTCAGTCCGATCTTTGGGTGGTGGGGCAACAAGCTGGGCAAGATTCGTCTGCCCCTGCTGCTATCGCTGTCTCTATTCACGCTGGCCAGCGGCATATACTCCTCGCTGGAACTGCGTCCGGACAATGTGAAGTACTGGATGCTCTCCTCGCGTTTCCTCATCGGCGTCAGCTCGGCGAATATTGCCCTGTGCCGCTCCTATTTGTCCGCTGCGACGCGAATCAGCGAACGCACCCATGCCGTTGCAATGGTTTCGCTGGCTCAGGTCCTCGGATTCATCATTGGTCCGACTCTGCAGGCGGCAGTCACACCGCTGGGAGATCAGGGACACGTCTGGCTGTGGGGCAAGATGCACTTCAACATGTACACGGCATCCGGATGGATCAATGTGCTGATGAGCATTGGAAACTTCATGATGTTCCTGCCCGGAGTGTTTGAG GAGCACAAAATTGCAGCTCGCGAGGTGATGGTGATGCAGGGCGGCACATCCGAGAAGGAGACTTGGAAGGGCATTAAGCCCAGCTATCTATCCGCATGGACTTTGATCGTCGCCTTCTTTGTTCTGGTATTCAACTTTGTGCTGCTGGAGAC TCTGGGCACATCCCTGACAATGGATATGTTCGCTTGGTCCAACGACGAGGCCCTATGGTACATGGGCATCATGATGACCATCGCAGCTATTGTCTCCCTGGTCACGTTCGTTTTGATTGAGCCCATGTGCAAGATTATCGCCGAGCGTTATGTGCTCATCTGGGGCGGATTCTCGCTGATGTTTCTCGGTCGCGTGCTCTTC CGATCCCATCTTCTTGGGCTGCCCCACAACGCAGAAATGGTGCGGCGAACTGCCGGCCTTGACCCTGACGCAGTTCATCATTGGATTTGCCTTCACCTCGATAGGATATCCCATTGGGGTGACTCTCATTCAGACCATATTCTCCAAAGTTCTGGGACCTCGGCCGCAGGGCGTCTGGATGGGCTGGATGACCGGTTCGGGTTGTCTGTCCCGCGTCCTTGGTCCAGTCTTCGTGGGATCCATTTACACGCGCCTGGGCACGTTCTGGACCTTCGGCGTTACTTCGGCCATGATGCTGGTCTCCATGTTTTGGTTACAGTGCAGCAA TCGATTACTAATCCCGCCAACATTCGAGAAGGCAACACCTGTCGAGCTGCAAGAACTGAACAAGCACAATGGTAG
- the LOC6737118 gene encoding major facilitator superfamily domain-containing protein 8 isoform X1, translating into MEFARRVSARFETKRLPEDVDDGLETLEEYKQRWRSVRIIYFTMFLMALGFSIILTGIWPYLNKLDPDAGKEFMGLIVAANPLGQMIFSPIFGWWGNKLGKIRLPLLLSLSLFTLASGIYSSLELRPDNVKYWMLSSRFLIGVSSANIALCRSYLSAATRISERTHAVAMVSLAQVLGFIIGPTLQAAVTPLGDQGHVWLWGKMHFNMYTASGWINVLMSIGNFMMFLPGVFEEHKIAAREVMVMQGGTSEKETWKGIKPSYLSAWTLIVAFFVLVFNFVLLETLGTSLTMDMFAWSNDEALWYMGIMMTIAAIVSLVTFVLIEPMCKIIAERYVLIWGGFSLMFLGRVLFVPWGPDPPKLAQPFNASWNLSESDPIFLGCPTTQKWCGELPALTLTQFIIGFAFTSIGYPIGVTLIQTIFSKVLGPRPQGVWMGWMTGSGCLSRVLGPVFVGSIYTRLGTFWTFGVTSAMMLVSMFWLQCSNRLLIPPTFEKATPVELQELNKHNGSKLLDDHSPDKHNGTPPEDLSPDQPILGKHGSQHSISHA; encoded by the exons ATGGAGTTTGCCCGCCGAGTTTCCGCTCGCTTTGAAACCAAAAGACTGCCGGAGGATGTGGACGATGGCCTGGAGACGCTGGAGGAGTACAAGCAGCGCTGGCGCTCCGTCCGCATCATCTACTTCACGATGTTTCTGATGGCTTTGGGCTTCAGCATCATTCTCACAGGCATTTGGCCCTACCTCAACAAG CTAGATCCGGATGCGGGCAAGGAGTTCATGGGTCTGATTGTGGCCGCCAATCCGCTGGGACAAATGATCTTCAGTCCGATCTTTGGGTGGTGGGGCAACAAGCTGGGCAAGATTCGTCTGCCCCTGCTGCTATCGCTGTCTCTATTCACGCTGGCCAGCGGCATATACTCCTCGCTGGAACTGCGTCCGGACAATGTGAAGTACTGGATGCTCTCCTCGCGTTTCCTCATCGGCGTCAGCTCGGCGAATATTGCCCTGTGCCGCTCCTATTTGTCCGCTGCGACGCGAATCAGCGAACGCACCCATGCCGTTGCAATGGTTTCGCTGGCTCAGGTCCTCGGATTCATCATTGGTCCGACTCTGCAGGCGGCAGTCACACCGCTGGGAGATCAGGGACACGTCTGGCTGTGGGGCAAGATGCACTTCAACATGTACACGGCATCCGGATGGATCAATGTGCTGATGAGCATTGGAAACTTCATGATGTTCCTGCCCGGAGTGTTTGAG GAGCACAAAATTGCAGCTCGCGAGGTGATGGTGATGCAGGGCGGCACATCCGAGAAGGAGACTTGGAAGGGCATTAAGCCCAGCTATCTATCCGCATGGACTTTGATCGTCGCCTTCTTTGTTCTGGTATTCAACTTTGTGCTGCTGGAGAC TCTGGGCACATCCCTGACAATGGATATGTTCGCTTGGTCCAACGACGAGGCCCTATGGTACATGGGCATCATGATGACCATCGCAGCTATTGTCTCCCTGGTCACGTTCGTTTTGATTGAGCCCATGTGCAAGATTATCGCCGAGCGTTATGTGCTCATCTGGGGCGGATTCTCGCTGATGTTTCTCGGTCGCGTGCTCTTCGTGCCTTGGGGTCCGGATCCGCCAAAGTTGGCGCAGCCTTTCAATGCCAGCTGGAACCTGAGCGAAAGCGATCCCATCTTCTTGGGCTGCCCCACAACGCAGAAATGGTGCGGCGAACTGCCGGCCTTGACCCTGACGCAGTTCATCATTGGATTTGCCTTCACCTCGATAGGATATCCCATTGGGGTGACTCTCATTCAGACCATATTCTCCAAAGTTCTGGGACCTCGGCCGCAGGGCGTCTGGATGGGCTGGATGACCGGTTCGGGTTGTCTGTCCCGCGTCCTTGGTCCAGTCTTCGTGGGATCCATTTACACGCGCCTGGGCACGTTCTGGACCTTCGGCGTTACTTCGGCCATGATGCTGGTCTCCATGTTTTGGTTACAGTGCAGCAA TCGATTACTAATCCCGCCAACATTCGAGAAGGCAACACCTGTCGAGCTGCAAGAACTGAACAAGCACAATGGTAGCAAGCTGCTAGACGACCACTCACCCGATAAGCACAATGGTACCCCACCGGAAGATCTGTCTCCCGATCAGCCCATTTTGGGCAAGCACGGCAGCCAGCACTCCATTTCACATGCGTAA